The genome window GCTAGCATCATACGAAACAGCAATACTTCTTCCACCAGGACTTGGAGAGGTTTTTCATTTTGTCTGGAGTCCTGCTTTTGGACTTCTTTGGCTGTTGTTGTATATCTGAATACTGAATGCCAGCAACGATGGCTGCATCAAAAACCTCTTTGAGGTTTTTCTGAGTCAAGGCTGAGCACTCAATGTAGGAGGCGGCTTTGATCTCCTCAGCACACAACTTAGCCGCATCTTCCGGCACTGGTTTCTCCTTGCACTTGTCCAACTCAATGAGGACTTTGACATCTTCTCTGAGATCTGACTGAGTTCCAACTAGGATGATGGGGGCTTTGGGACAGTGGCACCGGATCTCGGGCACCCATTTCTCGGTGACGTTCTGGAAAGAGGAGGGGCTGACTACACTGAAGCACAGCAGGAAGATATCCGTGTTGGTGTAGCAGAGGGGCCTGAGTCTGTCGAACTCATCCTGCAACCAAAGCACtcgaagttattttttaaatccatccCACCAGCCAAAATaccattttaatatttctcttgaAAGGATCTGGCAGGTAATAAAAAACCTTCTGGTTATGGAAAGAAGAGTCTTAGAAATGACCCTGTTGCTCACCTATGTGGGGCCTGCACTATCAGACACAATTATCTGCCATATGCATtaaatgcttttgttttgtttttagtgagagaaggggagatacagagacagacttccacatgtgccctgaccaggatcacctggcaaccccatctggggccatgctcacaactgagctatttttagcacctgaggtggaggctccatggagccatcctcaacacctgaggtCAACATcagtcaagctatggctgcaggatggggatagaaagaaagagagagagagagagagagggaaaaggggagggctggagaagcagatgggtgcctcccctgtgtgccctgaccagaatcaaacctgggacttccacacgcgaaGTCAACACttaaccactgaaccaaccggccagggcctcaacgtTTTCACCAATGCTCATGACCTGTTTGTAACTTACCACAgaagaaatacttaataaaatttacctTAGCCTTCAGACCAGGGTAACTTTGCTACTATTCTAAAATGTAGACAGCATCCATGCTGATCTCCAAGACTCCCACTGACCCCAGGGAGCCCCAAGCCATCAACACTGCCCCTCTCTTTATGAATCCAGCCCTGCCCATCCTCATGACTGCTGTGAGCCATGCCCACTTCATGCCATTGCACTGTGCACCTCAGTAGagccaatcagatacaaaaacagACCCAGAATTGAAGCTGAGGACATTGTAGGCCACTCTCTTCAACAACTCAAAAGGACCTGTGCCTCTtaatgttatttacaatattggTTAATGCATTCtcattcgttttttgttttttgttttttttttgttttttggcagagacagtcagagaggaggacagatagggacagacagacaggaagggagagagatgagaaacatcaattctttgttgtgactccttagttgttcattgattgatttctcatatgtgccttgacaggcggggggggggggtttacagcagactgagtgaccccttgctcgagccagcaaccttgggctcaagctggtgagccttgatcaaaccagatgagcctgcgctcaagctggtgactttggggttttgaacctgggtcctctgcaacccagtccaatgctctatccactgcaccaccgcctggtcaggtcattcTCGTTCTTCTTTGACATTCTTCAATCTTCTTATTTTATCATCTCTTTGTCTCCCATCCTTCCCTGtctcttacttcctttgcctttgtctCTCTGCCAACACCACAGGCCTCCATGTGGGTGCTTTGGGATGATAAAGGACCAGACAAAGGGCAGATCCACCTACCCTTAAAGTGTGGAGACCTGGATGGAATAAGTTAGTTGGTTATACGAAGCAATAGGCATGCTACTGTGGTCATCCACTTAACAGAGCCTAAGCCGGATCATGCAGGGCAAGGGATTTCGCTGGGAACAGACGGACATGACCTTGGCTCTTACAGAAATATGACTCCAAATCAGGGTATTCGTATATCTAACACCCGATAGTTCCCTGTGATATATATTCAGCTAACTGAAAACTTTCATTTGACTCTCTCATAGGAACATGTTTACATCATCTCATTCCTATATAAAATTTCTACTTATGGATGCCCACAATCCTCAGGTGTAATGTGAAAGATAATTTCCCAATGGTGAAGAAAAGTTCAATGTCATCTGGATTTTTGTTACTAATTGGCATGCTCTGGTTATTTATAAACTACTATTCATATGCACATTATTCCACATTCATCTTTTCTGGGAATAAAAGAAACCTGAATGTGTTTTATTTCAACACACTTTCTTCGTTTGAGGCTCCATATTTCAATCGGGAGGTAACAACCACCCAACTATATTAAAGTCAACCAGCTAACATGATCAGGAGTGACTATGGCCTTTCAGAAAGTCACTGCCCCTCATCAGTCTTCCATAAGCAAAAGTCAAAAAAGAACAACTTGGGTGTCTTAGTGCCAACTTCATGCTGAAAGAAAAAATGCAGAAACTCAACCAGGTCGACTGCAGCCCAGCTCTGAAGATCTATTCATGAAACGCTCCCTCTGTTCTCACAGGCCtcaaaggaagaagcaaaaaCCGAGCCCGGTGTGAGGTCAGCTTCCTCAGGCAGCTGCACTTCGCTGTTGGAAGGCAGTCACCCTTGGCCGTGCCCTGGAATCTGGGGTTGCATTACCGATGAAAAGAAAGGCAAGCTCAGGGGCTGGGCCTTGTGACAGGGCTTTGGAAATCTGGCTCTCTGGACTTCCCGAGATTCTGGCTAAGGGGTTCGGGAGGCAAAGCAGAAATTAAACCCTCCTGCTCCCTGCCTGACCAGAAACTTTAGCTACTTGCTGAAATAAATGCACTACACATATATGCCCTGAGGCCCAGCAATCTGCATGCCTTTGCCAAGTCTGCAGGGAGGATCTGGTTCAGGGGAAGGGTTGGGCAGACCGGCAACTGGATGGTAGCATTGGTCAAGCTGCaatctgattttttatttattcttttagtatAAAGATTTTCCCAAGTGCCTCATGGGTCAAAAGgttggagaggccctggccggttggctcagtggtagagcgtcggcctggcgtgcagaagtcccgggttcgattcccggccagggcacacaagagaagcgcccatctgcttctccaaccctccccctctccttcctctctgtctctatcttcccctcccacagcgaggctccattggagcaaaagatggcccgggcgctggggatggctctttggcctctgccccaggcgctagagtggctctgggcgtagcagaacgacgccccggaggggcagagcatcgccccctggtgggcagagcgtcgcccctgatgggcgtgccgggtggatcccgatccggcgcatgcgggagtctgtctgactgtctctctccgtttccagtttcagaaaaatacaaaaaaaaaaaaaaaaaaaggctggagaATTTTCAGCTCCTATGGGCAATGTTATAATGAACTACAATGTAGTCTTATTTTAGAGATAGTCCCCCAGCCGCAGTCTCTTATGCCAAAGGCATGTTTCCCAAAGTTTGCAGTCTCTGATCAATTTTCACTCGAGTAAGACTGGGAGTCCAGTGTTAAAAACTCCTTTTAACATCTTATATGCTTGCCTACCCTCCCTAACAAGAAGACCCAAAGGCACAAGAAGCGATTTCTAGTGATTTCTCCAGCCAGTGCACCTGTATTCTTGCTCTGAGCTTCTGTAAGAACCCTGCTTTGGGGTGCCAGATTACAGCTACCCATGCTCACAGTCTGGGGCAGCTGGAAGTGCAGATGGCTCACTTCACTGTAAATCAACAGGGCTATCATGAGGACTGCTTTGAGGAGAGGAGGAGTTCCACTTGCTGAGTCAACACTAAGTAAATATGGCAGAAATCAAGTCAAGTTCCTTAAAAGGTAATTTGTCAGTTCTGGAGAAGGGTGGGTAGGAAAGGATGATTACCTTGGCCAGTTTTGCTAATAATAACAACCAATACCAACTGATACTTGGGCAGGAAAAAAATTGACTTTATCTTACTTGCCATGTATTTTTCAAGATAAATTTTAGAGTTGGTTTTCTACAAATCTTTACACAGTAGCCTCATTCACTACATAATTATGTATACTTTAATTACCAGTACATCaggtaagaaacaaaataaatctcaGTGAAAACATTGATGGGAGAGCAGAAGAATCAATTGCAAATAAACCAAACTTACCAGCTTAATACCAAAACCCTTTATTCCCTAAATGTAAatgtctttaatgaaaaaaatctctAATATGATTCTTGTGTTTCTCTGAATTTTAAACAGACCctatgataaataaaaaataaaaaatcactctTCCTTGGTAATTCTGGATCATTTCTatgaagattttttgtttttgtcttttttcctggtAAAAGTCTTATTCCTCTTTCAAAACCGCTGAGGTTTTCCTCCAGGATTCACCCATCCTGCACCTCGAGCCCCCATTGCttccttatttatttgttcacaGGTTCCCTAACTGGTTTGTCTTCCCTACTGCCTGTGTGTTGAGGGGCAGGCCTATGACTTAAGTAGGGATCCCCGGAACCTGTCACTCCACTCGTTCATAGTGATTAAACGTTAATACATGCCAGACATTATGCAGGCACCAGGTGTAAACCCAGGTCCAGAGGAACCAACACAGCACAGGTGGTGGGCGGGGCATGCTTGGGCCCCATCCCTGAAGGATCCCTAATAACCTTGCCTTTAGGTTTCTTGTGTTTTCCTACCTTAGGTCTTGTTCTTAAGTTATTAAACTGTCTCTTCTTGCTTCAGCAGGGTCACTATTTATTGAGATACTACTCTGCCctaattttaaagataaggaaatctGACCCGTGGTGGAAAAAACATTCTCACTTTATAGAAAGCAATTAAGCTTTAATGATAAATACCAGCAAggcattcagaaaaattaaatatcagaAGGGCTTGTgttctttgatttctctttcccACAGGCaataaaatacagactgagtttGGTTTACTTCTGCTCCTGGTAAGGAGGAAGTTGCAGTGTCCTGTGGTGCGGTAAGGCCAGAACAGAAGAGGACAGTCATGCCACTGTGGCCATCACCAAACCCAAGTTCAACTGGGGAGCAAGGCTGCCTGGTGTGTGTTAACTTGAGGTTTGAAAAATGAAGTTCTGAATTGGCTGCCCTGGAGTAGGTGGGCAACTTGGAAGCCCAGGCTTGGCTGAGGCACTTGGATACAATGGAAACTAACTTCTTAAAAGCAAATGGTCATGTGACAACACCTCAGAAAGTGAAGCAAGCTCTTTTACCTACTTATAGAGTAGCCCTCCAGCCCTTTCCCtaactcaggggttgggaacctatggctcgcgagccagatgtggctcttttgatggctgcatctggctcgcagacaaatctttaataataataaaaaaaacgttaaaaatataaaacattctcatgtattgcaatccattcatttcctaccgctcatgttcatggttgcgggtggctggagacaatcacagctgtcctccgggacaacaccaaatttttattggataatgcatacagtacacaggtcgttgtatggctctcacggaattacattttaaaatatgtggcattcatggctctctcagccaagtaCTAGTTCTCCACTACTTGTAATAAACTTGTAAATGACAGTTTATTAACTGTCATTTCTGCAAACTCAAGAGATGGCACCCTGGTCCTACAGAGAACAGAAACTTCAGTGACTTGAGCACCGTGCCAAGATGGGACTGGGTGATGACGAGTTGCTGTTGGGGATGCCTCAAAGGGGACCTCACACCTATATTGTCTCCTCACTCCCTGGCTGTCTCATCCAAGTGCTTGGCTCTCAAGACAAGAATAAGTGTTCATGATTGGAAAGTGTTCATGATTAGTTCCCGCTCAGCCATGCCTCCAGGTGGGGACACCTCCAACCATTGCCTCTCTGCTTCAAAGGACAGCAGTGGTCCTCATGACTCAAACCACAGCTTCAGCAGGGAGACAGCAACACTTACTGAAATGAACTCCATCTTTATGCTGAATAAATTTCCTAAACATTTGGCTGGTTGACCTTTAATACATTGGTTATATTATCAACTTACTTTGAGAAAtgattacaaagcattattgatcatttttaataaaaaacagaaagtaaacaagatcagAAACTCCTGTGAGATAAGAACTGTTCTTGACCCTGTTTTCCCGCCTGCCCACACAAAGCTGGCCACACCCTGTTTTATTAGTGCAGAGCTGTTTCCCCCACTCCAGCCTCAAAGAGGAGGCAACGGCAGGGGTTGGGTTACTTCAGGAGGCTTCAGAATTACCCAATTATCAAGGAAGGTTATTTGGAGACCTTTAAAAGGCTCTTTCCCTTCCCACCCTGAGCACTGACATGATACTAACCTGTCCGGCCGTGTCACAGAGCTGGAGTCTCACGGGCCGCCCATCCACGGACACCacagcttaaaaataaaaccaaattgacAATTAAGGGGTGTCTCTAAACCACTTCTCGAATAGCCTGTACCACCATTCTCAGGCAAACCCTTCAGCTCCGATTCTGGGTCCCCTAAGGAATTAGACTTGTCTAAAACAAGGAGCCTCCCCAAGGCATTTTTGCAAACACTCTCCAGGGCTGACAATTCGTCCATTGCCACAGAGAAGCTGCCAATCCCTGAGCCTTTAATGACATCCTGGTGCCGAGGATTTATTTTCCTGTCACACTAGTTTcaaaagacttagaaacaacactgGAGggagcgtgggggggggggtaacctTGCAGCTCTATATCAGTGGAAAACAAATAATTGTTTTCCCTTGGGAAACGGTGGGAGACAGCAGGGTTT of Saccopteryx bilineata isolate mSacBil1 chromosome 1, mSacBil1_pri_phased_curated, whole genome shotgun sequence contains these proteins:
- the RHOU gene encoding rho-related GTP-binding protein RhoU, with the protein product MPPQQGDPSFPGRCEAPPVPPRRERGGRGGRGPGAHGGRGRADAAEGRGIKCVLVGDGAVGKTSLVVSYTTNGYPTEYIPTAFDNFSAVVSVDGRPVRLQLCDTAGQDEFDRLRPLCYTNTDIFLLCFSVVSPSSFQNVTEKWVPEIRCHCPKAPIILVGTQSDLREDVKVLIELDKCKEKPVPEDAAKLCAEEIKAASYIECSALTQKNLKEVFDAAIVAGIQYSDIQQQPKKSKSRTPDKMKNLSKSWWKKYCCFV